From a single Geotoga petraea genomic region:
- a CDS encoding lipase family alpha/beta hydrolase — protein sequence MAEENQNENKEKKQNGLKNIISRLILSVKRLRYKINRKVIIISSIIIIVAIGGILLVPMIFNSENVSSTEQKAKDLEIMIPKSAYSGNKQFIIKEIPEDSIEYQNLTSMANFQGKIYSVLPSDGVEESSLVPMKIRYKIPNDLYFGDNFTNFSIAYASEDEPPVISELPGSRIIQIDNSYYVEAETFHFSKIGLIVKSPQESDYGMKTLTEKPASYKPDLVLIPGTDVNFTGYLSNTNTSENPYGSNFWSVLFKERTIWQYKYPLVNTKSKTYYDSYQGFLMRTGSKSFIEFEAKRFAQELKRLPNREFDIIAHGVGGLIARYAIESDKSIDNVRNIVLLSTPNDGTNLANPLFFNLIYGKDSNLLMETLKIDEETSFNIKYNSNFYLEQINSYYYDLIPNSDFLNKLNSFGMREDINYITIAGKNSGIKMDLNQSSLSRLYPEFINGEGDGIVSVNSALIPEAKTKLLYDYKFYDLYSKPDVLENIKKILEDNLDAPDIKEFKDDEFIETYEQLYSQNSDGTNVSQENNIVDQQNPEFNLPINYSEFSLIKNIEFQKVLNYGNPSLHTFDSKVLISTDSGIYDINGNVLLNTEIINSYEYKNRFIVTSREGVFVLDQNSQEFIKIEEALIESDEAYYLPNFGLLRIFHNVQNSTVYLDKEIISNNSKIMEIEEYNGVNYLVFQNRISLLTKDNLNDFITKESIVDITGSNFDYIKNIEIINGDFYVSTNDYKLIYVKGDRSFYQILGDGDVGRLDLITIDDNLYVFGSDTLTYLDIPNKNFPGNYQRFDYSNFNYTIMGDTVYGIRQTSRGFELWKGNLTSF from the coding sequence ATGGCTGAAGAAAACCAAAATGAAAATAAAGAAAAAAAACAAAACGGATTAAAAAACATCATATCAAGATTAATACTTTCAGTTAAGCGTTTGAGGTATAAGATAAATAGAAAGGTTATAATTATATCCTCTATAATAATAATTGTAGCTATAGGCGGAATTTTATTAGTGCCAATGATTTTTAACAGTGAAAATGTTTCTTCAACTGAACAAAAGGCCAAAGATTTAGAGATTATGATTCCTAAAAGCGCTTATAGTGGGAACAAACAATTTATAATAAAAGAAATACCAGAAGATTCCATAGAGTATCAAAATCTTACCTCAATGGCGAATTTTCAAGGTAAAATATATTCAGTATTACCAAGTGATGGGGTTGAAGAATCTTCTCTTGTCCCTATGAAAATAAGGTATAAGATACCTAATGATTTATATTTTGGAGATAACTTTACCAACTTTTCAATTGCTTATGCTTCAGAAGATGAACCGCCAGTTATAAGTGAACTACCTGGTTCTAGAATAATTCAAATTGATAACTCGTATTATGTAGAAGCTGAAACTTTTCATTTTTCTAAAATAGGTTTAATCGTAAAATCCCCTCAAGAATCTGATTATGGGATGAAAACTTTAACTGAAAAACCGGCTAGCTATAAACCTGATTTGGTGTTAATACCAGGTACAGACGTAAATTTTACCGGTTATCTGTCAAATACAAATACTTCTGAAAATCCTTATGGGAGTAATTTTTGGTCTGTTTTATTTAAGGAAAGAACAATATGGCAGTATAAATACCCATTAGTCAACACTAAAAGCAAAACCTATTACGATTCTTATCAGGGGTTCTTAATGAGAACTGGCTCAAAATCTTTTATTGAATTTGAAGCTAAAAGATTCGCCCAAGAGTTAAAAAGGCTACCAAACAGAGAGTTTGATATAATAGCTCACGGAGTAGGCGGACTAATTGCAAGATATGCGATTGAATCAGATAAAAGCATTGACAATGTAAGAAATATAGTTTTGTTATCTACACCAAATGATGGAACAAATTTAGCAAATCCTTTATTTTTTAATTTGATATATGGGAAAGATTCAAATTTACTTATGGAAACACTAAAAATTGATGAAGAAACGTCATTTAACATTAAGTATAATTCTAATTTCTATCTTGAACAAATAAACAGCTATTATTATGACCTTATTCCTAATTCTGATTTTTTGAATAAATTGAATTCTTTTGGTATGAGAGAAGATATTAACTATATAACCATAGCCGGTAAAAATAGCGGCATTAAAATGGACCTTAATCAATCTTCCCTATCAAGACTTTACCCAGAGTTTATAAATGGTGAAGGTGATGGAATTGTTTCTGTTAACAGTGCTTTAATCCCTGAAGCAAAGACTAAACTATTATATGATTACAAGTTTTATGATCTTTATTCTAAGCCGGATGTTTTAGAAAACATAAAAAAAATTTTAGAAGATAACTTAGATGCTCCAGACATTAAAGAATTTAAAGATGATGAATTTATTGAAACTTATGAACAGCTTTATTCACAAAATTCTGATGGAACTAATGTTTCACAAGAAAATAATATTGTAGATCAACAAAACCCAGAATTCAATTTACCAATAAATTATTCTGAATTTTCTTTAATTAAAAATATTGAATTCCAAAAGGTATTGAATTATGGAAATCCTTCGTTACATACATTTGATTCGAAAGTATTAATAAGTACAGATAGTGGAATTTATGACATAAATGGAAATGTTCTTTTGAATACAGAAATTATAAATTCCTACGAATATAAAAATAGATTTATTGTGACTTCAAGAGAAGGTGTTTTTGTCTTAGATCAAAATTCTCAAGAATTTATTAAAATTGAAGAAGCATTAATTGAAAGTGATGAAGCTTATTATTTGCCTAACTTTGGATTACTAAGGATTTTTCATAATGTTCAAAATTCGACTGTTTATTTAGACAAAGAAATAATTTCAAATAATTCAAAAATTATGGAAATAGAAGAGTATAATGGAGTAAATTATTTGGTTTTTCAAAATAGAATTTCATTACTAACAAAGGATAATTTGAATGATTTTATCACTAAAGAAAGTATTGTGGATATAACTGGGTCTAATTTTGATTATATAAAAAACATTGAAATTATAAATGGTGACTTTTATGTATCCACTAATGATTACAAATTGATATATGTTAAAGGGGATAGATCTTTTTATCAAATCTTGGGTGATGGAGATGTTGGCAGATTAGATTTAATAACCATCGATGACAATTTATATGTTTTTGGAAGTGATACATTAACTTATTTAGACATCCCAAACAAAAATTTCCCCGGAAATTATCAAAGATTTGATTATTCTAATTTTAATTACACTATAATGGGGGATACTGTTTATGGTATTCGTCAAACATCAAGGGGCTTTGAATTATGGAAAGGAAATCTAACAAGCTTTTAG
- a CDS encoding lysophospholipid acyltransferase family protein: MNFIKNIGLFFLNLYFYIVILVLVFGYGSYGLLKARFLKRTSEEKSKEFVRKTVEKFGRIIMKSFFCKVEVDGKDKIPKNGPYVIVSNHQSYFDIPLIFGYVYPSGFVAKIELAKMPIVGKYINALDSVLINRKDPKSGAASLRKFAKNLKNGSIITVFPEGTRTKTGDVGEFKKGTLMVPYRYKVNILPISINGSFNLSKKGSFLFKPTKIKIKIFDVIEPEKFASESELRQHIKSNISTSLQEG, translated from the coding sequence ATGAATTTTATAAAAAATATTGGCTTGTTTTTCTTAAACTTATATTTTTATATAGTCATATTGGTTTTAGTATTTGGTTATGGATCTTACGGCTTATTAAAAGCAAGATTTTTAAAGAGAACTTCAGAAGAGAAATCAAAAGAATTTGTAAGAAAAACTGTTGAAAAGTTTGGTAGGATAATCATGAAATCCTTTTTTTGTAAGGTTGAAGTGGATGGAAAAGATAAAATACCTAAAAATGGTCCTTATGTTATAGTATCTAATCACCAAAGTTATTTTGATATACCATTGATTTTTGGTTATGTCTATCCAAGTGGTTTTGTTGCAAAGATAGAGTTGGCAAAAATGCCAATTGTAGGAAAGTATATTAATGCCTTAGATAGTGTGTTGATAAATAGAAAAGATCCTAAATCTGGGGCTGCTTCATTAAGAAAATTTGCTAAAAACCTAAAAAATGGTTCTATTATAACGGTTTTTCCAGAAGGTACTCGTACTAAAACAGGTGATGTGGGCGAATTCAAAAAAGGTACATTAATGGTACCGTATAGGTATAAAGTAAACATTTTACCAATATCTATAAACGGTTCTTTCAACCTTAGTAAAAAAGGATCTTTTCTTTTTAAGCCAACAAAGATTAAAATAAAAATTTTCGATGTTATTGAACCAGAAAAGTTTGCTAGTGAAAGTGAACTAAGGCAACACATAAAAAGTAACATTTCAACTTCTCTTCAGGAGGGATAA
- a CDS encoding polyprenyl synthetase family protein codes for MDFLISYKNYFDKKLSYFIENINFNKDIKDSLSYSLKNGGKRLRPWIISEISNILKIDDFDSVEKLCFSVEILHTTSLIHDDMPEIDNATLRRGKKANHLVFGDYLSLLSGDYGFVLPLKIVSDLKIIDLSIKNQIFSLFSKSTLTLIEGETEDVLFEKLGKTPSKEEIINMYRKKTGELFGLSFALPFILSSKKHVDQYFEAGVDFGIAFQIYDDLKDIHSTKEELGKDINADKNKSTIIKLLGREKSKIYADSLFEKIGNLFIENNLKSFYEKLSNIKSYIEKK; via the coding sequence ATGGACTTTTTGATCAGTTATAAAAATTATTTCGATAAAAAATTATCTTATTTTATTGAAAATATTAATTTCAATAAAGATATTAAAGATTCCTTAAGCTATAGTTTAAAAAATGGTGGCAAAAGACTTAGACCGTGGATAATTTCAGAGATTTCTAATATTTTAAAAATAGATGACTTCGATTCAGTAGAAAAATTATGCTTTTCAGTCGAAATTTTACATACAACTTCTTTAATTCATGATGATATGCCTGAAATAGATAATGCCACTTTAAGAAGAGGTAAAAAGGCCAATCATTTGGTATTCGGAGATTATCTTTCATTGTTATCTGGAGATTATGGTTTTGTTCTTCCCTTAAAGATTGTGTCAGATTTAAAAATAATTGATCTGTCAATAAAAAACCAAATTTTTTCACTTTTTTCAAAATCCACATTAACCCTTATAGAAGGTGAAACAGAAGATGTTTTATTTGAAAAATTAGGAAAAACTCCTTCAAAAGAGGAAATAATAAATATGTACAGGAAAAAAACAGGAGAATTATTTGGTCTTAGTTTTGCTTTGCCTTTTATATTATCCAGTAAAAAACATGTTGATCAATATTTTGAAGCTGGTGTTGATTTTGGAATAGCATTTCAAATTTATGATGATTTAAAAGATATCCATTCTACAAAAGAGGAATTGGGAAAAGATATTAATGCTGATAAAAACAAGTCAACAATTATAAAGTTATTGGGAAGAGAAAAATCAAAAATATACGCTGACTCTTTATTTGAAAAAATCGGGAATCTTTTTATTGAAAATAATTTAAAATCTTTCTATGAAAAATTGTCAAATATTAAGTCTTATATAGAAAAAAAATAG
- the thiI gene encoding tRNA uracil 4-sulfurtransferase ThiI → MDFILIRTNEISLKNKNKGIFMNKLKENIEKMLEGKTKIKRINNRFYITPKKNLKSYDKDKIKDNLNKVFGIHSISFVHLVDKNMEDIKNKSYELVNDYIESHSIKTFKVEVKRADKSFEYTSIEFAALIGEKVLEKFKELKVDVKNPDMILYIDIRQEGVYLYSEKIKCAGGLPTGTSSKGTLLLSGGIDSPVAGTLMQKRGMVINAVSFHSPPFTGSKTVEKIIELAKKLSYYNSNPIDLYMVPLTKVQKAYKEIAGKNIVVLQRRSMMRIATKISDLTQTKLLITGESLGQVASQTVENLGSISDATEKIILRPLIGFDKEETIKLSKSYGFYDTSIKPQTDSCTIFLPSNPATKSKIPVLEKIENEIDNLFSLELEALNETKRYRIFKEEVQELNDFENILGGTL, encoded by the coding sequence TTGGATTTTATTCTTATTAGAACAAATGAAATTTCCTTAAAAAATAAAAATAAGGGAATTTTCATGAATAAACTTAAAGAAAATATAGAAAAAATGCTTGAGGGAAAAACTAAGATCAAAAGGATTAACAATAGGTTCTATATAACTCCTAAAAAAAATTTAAAAAGTTATGACAAAGACAAAATAAAAGACAATTTAAATAAAGTTTTTGGTATTCATTCTATTTCTTTTGTTCATCTTGTTGATAAGAATATGGAAGATATTAAAAACAAATCTTATGAATTAGTTAATGATTATATAGAAAGTCATTCAATTAAAACTTTCAAAGTCGAAGTAAAAAGAGCAGACAAATCTTTCGAATATACAAGCATAGAATTTGCAGCATTAATTGGTGAAAAAGTTCTTGAAAAATTTAAAGAGTTAAAAGTTGATGTTAAAAACCCTGACATGATTTTATATATAGACATTCGTCAAGAGGGTGTGTATTTATACTCTGAAAAAATCAAATGTGCAGGAGGTTTGCCTACAGGAACATCTTCAAAAGGAACTTTGCTTCTTTCAGGAGGAATAGACAGCCCTGTAGCTGGAACTTTGATGCAGAAAAGGGGTATGGTGATTAATGCTGTTAGTTTTCATAGTCCTCCTTTCACAGGAAGTAAGACGGTTGAAAAAATAATTGAATTAGCAAAAAAATTATCATATTATAATTCAAACCCTATTGACTTGTACATGGTTCCTTTAACAAAGGTTCAAAAAGCTTACAAAGAAATTGCTGGTAAAAACATAGTAGTTTTACAAAGAAGATCTATGATGAGAATCGCAACAAAAATATCAGATTTAACACAGACAAAATTATTGATAACTGGAGAAAGTTTAGGACAAGTAGCTTCTCAAACAGTTGAGAATTTGGGTTCTATATCAGATGCTACAGAAAAAATAATACTGAGGCCTCTCATAGGATTTGACAAAGAAGAAACAATAAAATTATCTAAATCATATGGTTTTTATGATACATCTATCAAACCTCAAACTGATTCGTGCACTATTTTTCTCCCTTCTAATCCAGCTACAAAATCAAAGATACCAGTTTTAGAGAAAATAGAAAATGAAATTGATAATTTATTTTCATTAGAATTAGAGGCATTAAATGAAACAAAAAGATACAGAATTTTCAAAGAAGAAGTTCAAGAATTAAATGATTTTGAAAATATTTTAGGAGGCACATTATGA
- the lgt gene encoding prolipoprotein diacylglyceryl transferase produces the protein MIKKNYFVYVLSILLSYLLLGIFVIPKTFSGDVYVSPVLISIGNLQIRWYGFLIAFSILIATLIAENRAKKENISQDDFYSAVIFGVILGVIGARIYYVVFNLDYFLSNPFEIIMINHGGMAIHGGILGAILSVYLYTKFKKNSSIKFFQALDIFTFVLPLAQAIGRWGNFFNHEAYGTPTNLPWKMFVAIEHRMPGYENFEYFHPTFLYESLGNSIIFLFLLYYINYKRKIKGEVTALYLMLYSVLRGFIELLRTDSLYFMGLKTNVIMSIILFIIGFSLFIYLRRKNNE, from the coding sequence TTGATTAAAAAAAATTATTTTGTTTATGTTCTTTCAATATTGCTCTCTTACTTATTGTTAGGCATATTTGTAATTCCAAAAACTTTTTCTGGTGATGTTTACGTTTCTCCCGTGTTAATAAGTATTGGTAATCTTCAAATAAGATGGTATGGATTTTTAATAGCTTTTTCAATATTAATAGCAACTTTAATTGCTGAAAACAGAGCAAAAAAAGAAAACATTTCTCAAGATGATTTTTATTCTGCTGTTATTTTTGGTGTAATTCTTGGTGTGATTGGCGCAAGAATTTATTATGTTGTTTTTAACTTAGATTATTTTTTAAGTAATCCTTTTGAAATCATAATGATCAATCATGGAGGAATGGCAATTCACGGTGGCATATTAGGGGCTATATTATCTGTATATTTATATACTAAATTTAAAAAGAATTCTTCAATTAAATTTTTTCAAGCTCTTGATATATTTACTTTTGTACTACCTTTAGCACAAGCCATTGGTAGATGGGGGAATTTCTTTAACCACGAAGCATACGGCACCCCTACAAATTTACCTTGGAAAATGTTTGTTGCAATAGAGCATAGGATGCCTGGATATGAAAATTTTGAATATTTTCATCCGACCTTTTTGTATGAGTCATTAGGAAATTCAATTATATTTTTGTTTTTACTTTATTATATTAACTATAAAAGAAAAATTAAAGGTGAAGTTACAGCTTTATATTTGATGCTATACTCAGTATTAAGGGGATTCATTGAACTTTTAAGAACAGATAGTTTATATTTCATGGGATTAAAAACTAATGTTATAATGAGTATAATCTTGTTTATAATTGGTTTTTCTTTATTTATATATTTAAGAAGAAAAAATAATGAATAA
- a CDS encoding bifunctional nuclease family protein: MKIISKITMGLDKVSNTPVIFLFLEKTHLALPIWIGPCEAGILAMALKKEKFDRPLTHDLYINTLKKMGYSITQIVITKIEKNIYHSNIYLKNSEEKSVIIDSRPSDAIILAVKNETSIFLDDDIAINNAVEVDFLGDIEEDRDDLKKMLDEFNIDNMKDYFNKGDE, from the coding sequence ATGAAAATAATTAGTAAAATAACTATGGGGTTGGATAAAGTTTCTAATACTCCAGTTATTTTTTTGTTCCTGGAAAAAACACATTTAGCCTTACCAATTTGGATAGGACCTTGTGAAGCAGGAATATTGGCTATGGCATTAAAGAAAGAAAAATTTGATAGACCATTAACTCATGATTTATATATAAATACTTTAAAAAAAATGGGCTACAGTATAACACAAATTGTTATAACTAAAATTGAAAAAAACATTTATCATTCCAACATTTACCTTAAGAATTCTGAAGAAAAAAGCGTTATTATCGATTCAAGACCTTCTGACGCTATTATTCTTGCAGTAAAAAATGAAACCTCCATCTTCTTAGATGATGATATAGCTATAAATAACGCTGTAGAAGTTGATTTTTTAGGAGATATCGAAGAAGATAGAGATGATCTAAAAAAAATGTTAGATGAATTCAACATAGACAATATGAAAGATTATTTCAATAAAGGCGATGAATAA
- a CDS encoding metal-dependent hydrolase, whose product MKIKFFGHSCFKIQSEKNFIIDPFLKSNPAAKYDEEELQDLDYILVTHGHDDHLGDTLEISKKYGATVISNAEIINYLVMNGLEKGHPMHVGGRTKFDFGTLKMTNAIHGSGITNNNTIIDGGNPGGFLINIEGKKIYHAGDTGLTKDMELLKKEEIDVAMIPIGGNFVMDVEDAVLAVKMIEPKMVIPMHYDTWDIIKADVKSFKNKVESLNIKCEIMNPGDSLTI is encoded by the coding sequence ATGAAAATTAAATTTTTTGGGCATTCTTGTTTTAAAATTCAATCTGAAAAGAATTTTATTATCGACCCATTTTTGAAATCAAATCCAGCAGCAAAATACGACGAGGAAGAACTTCAAGACTTAGACTATATCTTGGTGACTCATGGACATGATGACCATCTGGGAGATACCTTGGAAATATCAAAAAAATATGGAGCCACCGTAATAAGTAACGCTGAGATCATAAATTATTTGGTAATGAATGGTTTGGAAAAAGGACATCCTATGCATGTCGGAGGAAGAACAAAATTTGATTTTGGTACTTTAAAAATGACCAACGCAATTCATGGTTCTGGAATAACTAATAACAACACTATTATCGACGGAGGAAATCCAGGAGGATTTTTAATAAATATAGAAGGCAAAAAAATATATCATGCCGGTGACACTGGTTTGACAAAAGACATGGAACTACTTAAAAAAGAGGAAATAGACGTTGCAATGATACCAATAGGTGGAAATTTTGTTATGGACGTAGAAGATGCAGTTTTAGCAGTTAAAATGATAGAACCAAAAATGGTTATTCCTATGCATTATGATACATGGGATATTATAAAAGCTGATGTTAAATCTTTTAAAAATAAAGTAGAATCTTTAAATATTAAGTGCGAAATTATGAATCCAGGAGATTCATTAACAATATAG
- a CDS encoding alkaline phosphatase has translation MKKIVFIFLITLSLTVFSADYIFFFLGDGMGINHLKLANEYSIKKYGKTLNYNSLENLSILNTESLDGVTDSAAAITSFMSFEKTNNNKINIDKDGNKLNPVSYHFKDTNYKIAVITSNSIVDASPAGIYAKSNDRNNYISIANQLLESQFDLFIGGGRAFFTEEEILKKGYMYKRKIDIQAVEPKNEIILTSYSNNPFIFDQDEKDYYEKAIKYSLKKFEGEKFFIFIEGGKIDHASHAHDTLSMIEEIIAFDKSLKPAIDFYNKNPDNTIILFTADHETGGLSLGDGFININNLSSQKISYDKLISMINNSDDFDDFQKKSNVYFLNEENYNEALSDNNVSYFDDFVQNYFNHYNDLAGIKWSTFGHTINNVALFSNGIKFDKSVHLTDIFWDIIKK, from the coding sequence ATGAAAAAAATTGTATTTATATTTTTGATAACTTTAAGCCTTACAGTTTTTTCGGCTGACTATATTTTCTTTTTTCTTGGGGATGGGATGGGCATTAACCATTTAAAATTAGCGAACGAATACTCCATCAAAAAATATGGTAAAACTCTAAATTATAATTCCCTTGAAAATTTATCAATCTTAAATACAGAATCTTTAGATGGCGTTACTGATTCAGCAGCAGCCATAACCTCTTTTATGAGTTTTGAAAAAACAAACAATAATAAAATAAACATCGATAAAGATGGAAATAAACTAAACCCTGTTTCTTACCATTTTAAAGATACAAATTATAAAATAGCTGTTATAACTTCTAATTCAATTGTTGATGCTTCTCCAGCAGGAATATACGCCAAATCAAATGACAGGAATAACTATATATCTATAGCAAATCAACTTTTAGAAAGCCAGTTCGACCTTTTCATTGGAGGAGGCCGAGCTTTCTTTACCGAAGAAGAAATATTAAAAAAAGGATATATGTATAAAAGAAAAATTGATATCCAAGCTGTTGAACCTAAAAATGAAATAATTCTGACCTCTTATTCAAACAATCCTTTTATATTCGACCAGGATGAAAAAGATTATTATGAGAAAGCTATAAAATATTCTCTAAAAAAATTTGAAGGAGAAAAGTTTTTTATTTTTATTGAAGGCGGAAAAATAGATCACGCTTCTCATGCTCATGATACATTGTCAATGATTGAAGAAATAATTGCTTTTGATAAATCTCTAAAACCAGCCATAGATTTTTATAATAAAAATCCAGATAATACAATTATTCTTTTCACTGCAGATCATGAAACTGGTGGTCTTTCTTTGGGTGATGGTTTTATAAATATAAACAACCTGAGTAGTCAAAAGATATCTTACGATAAACTTATATCAATGATTAATAATAGTGATGATTTTGATGATTTTCAGAAAAAATCTAATGTTTATTTTTTGAATGAAGAAAATTATAATGAGGCTCTTTCCGATAATAATGTTTCTTATTTTGATGATTTTGTTCAAAATTATTTTAATCACTATAATGATTTAGCAGGTATTAAATGGTCAACTTTTGGACATACCATAAATAATGTGGCTTTGTTTTCTAATGGAATTAAATTCGATAAATCAGTTCATTTAACAGATATTTTTTGGGATATAATTAAAAAA